The following nucleotide sequence is from Patagioenas fasciata isolate bPatFas1 chromosome 9, bPatFas1.hap1, whole genome shotgun sequence.
gggagcagAGGTGGGGATGCCGCTGAAGGGGCAACGTCGGATGGGGCTGGTTTCACACCTCTGCTTGTGGGTGTTTGGCTTTTGGCAGGGCTGGGTAAGTATCGCTGTCTCAGCTGGGCTTTGTTTCCCCGTGGTTTTCATTTGTCATTATTCTTTATTATGTGAAAGTTACATTTTCCCACGTGAGGTTGTGTATGTTTTTACACATCATGTTAACTTTCTTGGCCTTCTTTTGccgttttgttttttctgttttttccctgATAGGTTTAAATCATCGACAGTAAAAGAATGTATCCATGCAATACTGAAGGAGAAACTGGCCAACGTACAGTACGTCCCTGAAGAAATGCCTCAGCTTACAAAGTCTTTGTCAGAGATAATAAAAGACAGACTGAAAGGTAAGGAGACTTGCTGGGGAAGTCGCTTCTTTTCTTACTGTGTCCTCTCCCTTTGACAAAATCCCTCTTTCCTCCTTTATTCTTTAAATCTATTTCTTTGCTGTTGACTGACTCGAGTTGATGGTTATGAAACATTCTGGCCTATATACATATGTCCTTGCCTGTGGAACTAGAAACCTAATTCAAGCAGACAAGAATTGTTTTTGTAGACCGGCTGGTCTGGTATATCAGCCTTGGAGGGCTGCAGGGGGAAAGAAGCTGCATtagagggaagaaagaagaaatgctTAATTGCTTCTTGCCTCAGTATAGCAGAAAAAAACTACTGCCAGTTAAAACAGAGTTGGGTCAGAGTGGAATAGCAGGGAGATCAGAACAAGACCCAGTGGGAGCAGCAAAGGGGGAGAGAGTTAGGGGCACAGTCAGCCAAGGAGGGGTGTGACTACAGCCTTACAGCACTGGAAAAAGGTCGTGGTGGTGCTATATGGGATGCCCTCCAACATTTCTGAGTTCAAGAACTAAATTTCAGGCTCCAGCAGGTGTTTCCTGCATTCAGTGCTGGAACAAGTACATAGATACGTGTTGGCACTGTCACTTTTTTTGCCTTCTCCCTGAGGACAGGCTGGTGCTCCATCTGCTGGGTTGGCCTCACACGGTGACACAGACATACCGTCACTCTCAGCAGGAACTGTGGGTTTATTCTTCTCCCAGAATTATGCATCTGCTTTAAGACAAGCAGCAGCTGTAGTCCCAGCATGTGTTGATGCCGAGCTAATACACACAGGGCTTGGCTTCAATAATCTGTAAACACACTCGCAGTAGCCTGAAGCAAGACTGGCCCAGTGTGGCCATTGTATCAGCTGCTATctctgacagatcctgacatggTGAATGTCACCAGCCCCAGCATCTTGATCTTAATCCTCCAGTGGAAATAGTGCACCAGAGCCTTCCTGGGACACTGTTTTGTTGAAGACAAGCATTAGGatctatatttcattttaaacatgCTTGTTCTGATTTGGCTCCTGGAATACTGCCATGGCCTGATTGGATTTGGCCTGTGCCCCAAAGGTATTTCTTTACTGCTGTAAAACAATTGTGTATCTTTGCAGACGCATAACATAGACCCGCATATGCTTTTATGTGGTGTTTTATCCCAGTTCTGAAGCAAAGGAAACACCTGTGTGGCAGAAGAATCTCTTCAATACCTTTGCATCAGAACATTCTAAAAATAAGCCAATTTTTTTCAAGGAGGGTTTTGCCCATCAGTGGCCTTATTTACATTCTTTCCACGTGTTTAGTTCTTGAAAGCTGTCCAAGTAGAATGCTGACATATAGTGTGGCTGCTTAGGGGTGTCTGCTGCCGTAGATGCATCTTTTGGCGGATGCCAAATACTCTGTTCACCTTTAACTCAAATAAGACCATTGTTCTCTATACCTGGGAAAATGAAGCCACATGGCAGTTTGTCCACTTTGCCAATTGCATGGACTTGTACAGGACACTTGCTTTGTACCCAGAAATCTTTtgcttcctggctcctggtttgGGCTTAAGCTGTTGTTCTCACtattatttctttctctctctccagagGAAGGATTTGACAGGTACAAAATGGTGGTTCAGGTCGTGATTGGAGAGCAGAGAGGAGAAGGAGTGAAGTAAGTTTTGCATATTCTAATTGTATTTCTGTCATTTTTGTTGGGTttgcatgtatttttttcccttggaagcTGCTTCCAACTTTCCTAGGTACAAAGATCTCTCTGCAGATGATAAAGTGTGTAAAACACTTTCTCTTTAATTGGCAAGTGAGGGTTTGGATTGTAGCTGACTGAATTACCCAGTGATAATTGTGTGTATGGTCATTCTTAGCAAGCTGAAATGCTGAAAAGCATTTGTGAGGAGTGTTGCAGAAAGGCATTTCATGTTGTACCCATGATGAATAACAGCACACATCCAGTCCATTCTCAAGGTCCTGCTGGAGCACAGGAGCCATAGTAAGTCAATTCTGTCTAAAGCCAGATTTCCATAAATACTTCATTTGCATTTAATCCCCCAGGTAGGCAGTTTTCAGAAGTTTAAATTTCTATAATCCTCATGCAATACTGTCATGGGAATCAAGCCTAGACTGTGGGTGCTGAGCACTTGCAGTCCAGCTCCAGATGCCTGCAATCAAACAAAAGAATTCCTTTTGGCTGCAATAGTGGGCTGTAATTTTCCATTACAAGTGAGCAGGGAGAAGACAGAAGAGAACAGCTCACAGGGTTTATGTTCTTTATCTGCTGGGCTTATCTTTATTATTGTGCCTGGTACTCCAGCAGAAGATCAGTGCAGCAGAGCTGTAATCAGATCTGGTGCCTCGGTGTTCTGGAGGTCAGGGAGGAATATCCATACCTGCTGCTCCGGCTTTTGTCAGGAATGTCTGTCTGCAGGCACGCTGCTCCAGAAGCACCGTACCAGGGTGAGCAGTTCAATTAGGTGGTCTGATTTGAAATGTGAAGCCCAGCAACACAGACTGACAGAGCCAATTGGAGAAATTCTCTGGTTTGAATATCCTATTACGGTCTGGTTGCTTGTCTTCAAGGTAAGGCTTGGACTGAAGCAGATGTAGAAAAAGGCTGGCAGGCTGGTCAGGGAACAGAGAGTATAGATAAGAAAGGACTAGAAGAGCTTAGCTCATGGTCTAGGAACACAACGTCTGCCAAGGAATACGATAGCTCCCTATAAATAAGTTGGGAATATGTACCACAAGGGTGCAGGAGGTGAAGGACAAGAACAAATAAGCTAAATTAGCCACTAGTGCGCATAGGCCAGAAGCCAAAGATTCTTAAGCACCACAGCAATGAGGTTTCAAGCCCTGCTGCCCAGTGGAGGTGGGAGGGCTGCGAGCTGATGAGTTTGAAGATGGAGCTTGATCCACATACAGAGGGCATGTGGTGGAATTGAGCAGTGGGGATCTAAGCAGGATTCATGAAAATGCTTCCCATTTCCTTTATCTTTAAAGGAAGTCTAGTTTGCTTTTCAAGGCCATCATTTCCATCCTTGCACATGAACTCTGTGGGTAATGGCTCCGCTCTGTCTCCTTTGTCTAGTATGGCTGCGCGATGTTTCTGGGATGCCGACACTGACAGCTACGCTCACGATGTGTTCATGAATGTAAGTATTGGTTGTTTTACCATGAGAAAGTGTAAAGCTACTTGCTTTTGTATGAGAGGCCAAGTGACCTTAAATAAcggagcaggaaaaaaataagcaataGAAGGAAGGAACCAAGACTCCACTGAAACAGTATGATTTATGTCCTCATTCACAAAACATACTTAGATATAATATCTACCATAGTAAAACTTATTTCCCAAGCAGGTCACACAGTACTGTACAAAAGTCATTACAGTCACAACATTTTACAGGTGGGGAGAGGAAGCACAAGAGATAAAGTCTTatatgctttgctgagcttcTGTTATGGAGTATAGCTGGAATCCAGGACTGagcaaaaggcaaggttttatttcattattagcTTGGTTTTATATTAAACTGACACCTAAACATCTGCGGGTGGTTGGATGGAGTAAATTGAGGCACTTCTGGTATTTGGACACACTGGCCTGGGTTACACTACAACTGAGGCAAATAAGAAACTAACTAAAAGATAGAAAATCACAGTCTATTACAATATAAGATTATGCTGTGGTCTAAATGTTCCCTTAGGTTAGCCTTTTCATTTAGGCTAGCAAAAAGCTCGACTTTACTAACATGGGGCCTTTCTCTgttctccccaggacagcctgttTTGTGTGGTAGCTGCATTTGGCTGCTTCTACTATTGAAGATGGTAAATATTGCACAGAAGGACAGAGGTGGGGGAGAATGCtttagggtgtttttttgttaaaGTGCACAAAAGCATCATATTCTTCCTTTAGTAcctaacaaaataacagctctaCAAAGCACGTCCTACACACTACAACATTCCTTCTTTCTTGTGGATATTGACAGAGCTTTAAGCACAATAGTATTACGTCCTTTATTTAAATCACCCTTTGTTTTTTATATAGTGTGTTGGTTTTGTCCTAAAAAAGTGTTTTGCCAATTGCCATTGTTTCTAAGGCAAACCCAACTTTTGTCTTGAAAGGGTTCTGTTGCTTCTATTTTTGTTAATTTTCAGAAATGAATGAGATATTTATAAGAAATGTAACACAATAAATTTATGTATTTAATATTTCCTCTCCTGTGGGTTGACTCTTGCCATTTCCACAGTTTGTCCTCTTCCTCCGCTCTACAAGATGCAGTAGCCTTGAGCGCTTGTCTGTGCTTCTCAGATGAtcgttttctgaggattctttgtAAATTAACCCATAAAGCCAACCTCATACTCTGGTTATCCAGATTTGTTCCTATGACTCTCATAAGATTTGGGCTGTGAATCCCAGCGCAGCGTCACATGAGATGATATTACCTGATAGGAAGACAAGGTATTTAGGGCATTAGGTCAGGCCAGCAGCCTGCTCACCCCACTGATTGCCGAAACTCCTCCCTGCTCTAACTCCCCATTGGTTTGGTGCAGTTTGGCACCCATGGATGCTTTGAGTAATCGCTGCTCATTGCCCTCTTCAGCAGATACTGCGGTGCTTTCCCAGTCTTTGTCTTTCTGTAATTGTTTTGGGATACAAGAGTGGATGTTTGGAGCCTGAATCTGTTAGGACTCTAGCCTCAGAAAGGAGCAGTAGAAAAGGCTGCTGTAGATCGGAAAAGGAGTACTGAAATCTGACATCTGCCCAAAAGTTAGAGGACTGGATTGGTTCCTGAGAGACTGAGTGCCACCTGAGTGCATCTCAGGTGTCCATCGGAAGGTGGGATGAGTTGCCGTCCTCTTGTCTCTGTGCTGACCAAGGCACAAATGCAGCTGAACCATTTCAGCGGTATGAATGGCTTTAAAGTGCTGAAGTTGGGTGAGGTGAATCCTGAATCCCCACCAACTGTTTGAGCAGAACTTGCTCTGTCCATGCAGCTCCTCCAATACAGGGAAGTAACAAATTATAACGCATCTTCTAGAATCACTCATTCAGCTACAATCCTGGAGGCAACAGTCTCCTGTTTCTGTATTTGTTTGAAAGCAgcttcctctcctttccctcagATGGGGAAAGGAGGGTGACTTACCGGATTGCTTTGTCCCTGCCTGTGGCTGTCACTTGTTAATGGAGCTGCAGAGAGGAGGTGAtggtgctgtttggtttgtgtgtgaaCCTGGGAGTGCAAGTTTTGGGCAACAGTAAACCCTCCACATAAAGACACTTGCCAGAAGACCATATACAGCCACAGATTAATTTCGAGGCTGTTATTTAAAAGTCATGGTGATTAAATCACGGTTTTTCACCTTGCGCTCACTCTGTTTTGGAGTCTTTCAACAGCTGTTTCATGAAAGCGTTGTATGGAGCAGCTTCGAGTCTGTGATTGTTCAGCTCCAGCCACCCTTGGCCATGACCTGGGCTGGGTAACAGGTGCTGTGTTTTCCCTAGAGAAAAACCAAGCAGCTGCTGAAGCAATAGGACGACGTGAAGGGCTGAGGCAAAGCTACTGCGGCATGGAGCAGCTCTGGGAGGGTTTGGCTCCCCCTTCCATAGTGCCCGCAGTTTATATTTGACACGTGAAGGCCCGCAGGGTAGGGTTGTGGCCGCAGCAGCAAACCTCCGCTGGGCTCCGGGGCACCCTCGACCGTAGGAGACCGGCCCCAAGGAGGACGGGACCCGTTGCGAGCCGGAACGAAGGTTCCGGGCGCGGTTTCCCGGGGCGCGGCCGGTCCCTTCCTGCCGCCCCGGCCCGACACGCAGCGGCTCCGCCCGCCGCCCCGTTGGCGTTGGCGGgaccggggcggggccggcgccgggagCGGCTCCGGCAGCAGCGGAGGTGCGAGCGGCTGGCGGCGCTGGTAGGAGGGAGCGGGGGGGTTGTTGGGGTCTGTGGCGGGTCCTGGGCTGGCTGTGGGGGCTGTCACTGCTGTAGGAAACGATTACCTTGCCAGTAGAATAGGCCTAGGcgggatctctcagcaaagcttATTTTATTAAAGactttgcaagaccgggtgttctacctgaaggtaggcacatgGAATagagcaaaaagcccctgcttatatcccccccaaatcctggccgcaaattccctcccctgctccctaCTGGTTGGTACTtaagggtttacagactacccgaccctacctcagtttacctgtctcattcttcTACTTCTAACAACCCCCTTCCGCTTATCAGtgtatttaaaatatggattcctggctctttggctaaTCTTCCCCCTAGATGGACTTTTAAAATACAAGTATCAGTATGTATTCCGGGATTAGCTCAAAGAgagtttgttttacattaaggattcgtagtctgatgtctctcagtctttTCCCCTCACACTGGGGTCAGGCACCGGGTCCCCAGTGTTGTAAAAATGGCATTGGTTTGTTAAACGTTCCTTacagctggggggacatgggggctgtcCCTGGGGTGCAGGCACAAGGCGCTCTCTGGCACAGAGGGGTGCCTGGAGGCAGGTGTGGGGGCTTGGTTGGAGGCACATGAGGGAACCTGCCCTGGGGGGCAGTCGGGGGtccctccccagggctgctgtCACAGCGGGGTGGCCATGGCGCAGGGGGGCTCGGAGAGGTGCTggctgctggggacatggggcgcTTGGCTTTGGGAAGGGGGCAGTGTCTCCTGGGGAGGGGCATGGTGAGCTACTTCCCTGTGGCAGGGGCTTGAGGACAGGCTGTGGCTTGGGCATGGTGCTGAGGGATGGCAGGACTGGCTGTGGTGGGGGCAGGCTGAGAGGAGATGCAGCAGATGATTTGGGAAACTTTTGGAGGACAACCCTAGGGCTTGGAGCATGGGGGCTTTGGGGAGCATCCCTGACCAAGGGGATGCAGCCAAGGCCTgggcagagaggagcagaacaACAGAGGTGGCCCTGGCTGCGGAGGAGGAAGGTGTGACCCAGCTGCTGCGCAGGCACACGTTCTCTCTAACCTGCTTTTTGTGTCCACCGAAGTACTGGTCATGCTGATTAATCGTTTTGTAATTAGAGTCTGCAGGAATTCCAAGAACTGTGATGCTCCTTGGTAGCCCTCGCTCACTGTGGAGGGAGGTGCAGGACACTGCAAGGTGGCCTTCCCTcctctgtccccatcctgtgccaTTGCAGCACCAAGTCCCCCAGCCTGCGGGGATGGCTCTGACATGATCAGAAGCAGGTACTGGTGGGTTTCCATCTGTAGGAGTCCTGGGTCTGAGGACAGCCATGGTATTAGCTTTTGAAATTCAAATAACAAATACCGGTGCTTTATTTCATGAAGGAATTTGCTGTATATACAGAATTATTAACATTCATGATTTGGAAGTTTCTTGGTCCAAGATCTGGGTTGTAATTCTCTTGAAATTAATGTAGAACGAGCCACAAACAATAGATGTTGGAGCAAGGTTTTGGCATTGATGTGTAAACTTACTAAAGGAGGTTGCCTCCTGAATTCTCAAAAGGCTGTTGTTAAGCCCTAGAAACGAAAATGCAATTGAACGCAAAAGTCAGGACAGAATGACCACCCATCCTTGTACTTtattgtctgtgggcaggctcCTAATCGGCCTTGATGTTCTGCATAAACCCGTCTCGTGCAGCTTCACTGACCGCAGCAGCAGAGACTTTGTTGCATGCCAGGACGCTCGGTGCCTTGGGGTTGTGGTGCACGCAGAAGGGCCCTGAGTTCATGGAGAAGGTCTTGCCAGCAGCTTCTTTTTTGTGTGCATGGATTTCATAGCAGTGCTGCTCAGGTGATCACAGtgctctgttttcagttgtggtgGTGTTAGGGAGAATTATCTTGAGCCATTTGGGACTTTGTTGGTGAAAAGCAGCATCTTTTAATCAATTGCAGGATGTAGGTACCAGATCTTCTGCATGCTTGAGCAAATGTTAGGGGATGCAAGGCTTGGGACTTTTTTTTAGCCAGTATAGCAAAGATCTGGATGCTGTTGGACAAGGTTGTGGCACTGGCTGAACTGGATTCTCTTTTTATAGGTCCATGTGGCTATTAATATGCTGCAGGATGACTCCTTTTGCTCAAccagagcagctgaagcagcctGTGTGTTAAGCACAGACAGGATTCTGCCCGCCAGCTCCTCCAGGAACCTTTATAAGGGGCTTGAGGGCTTAGACCATCTAGATAGAGCAGCTGCTGACCGTGGGGAGAGCAGCCGTGCTGGGGAGAGTCGCAGCCTTCTCTGGGGGTGAGCAGGCTGGATCGCAGCCATTAGCACTCAGCTTTTAAGCAGATGCTTTCAGTCTGGAGATTGGGGCGAATCTGGGCTTTACAAGCCTGGGCTGGGAATGAAGTTGCCTTGGAGATTGGGCAAGACTCTTAAGCGTGGATTGAAGAGAGATCCTGATCTCTCCCAGTTGTTATGTGCAGGTTAATCCTCATCTTGTAAACAGGCTTTCATCAGTTTCTCAAGGAGTCTGTGATGAGTCTTCTGTCATTAACCTTTTCCAGGTCTCTGTGTCTACAAGAGATCCCTACAGGGGTACACACCACTAAGGTCAATCATAAACTGGGGGCTGGAGGTGGGAgagaacagggggaaaaaagatcTCCCTGTGACTGAGGATTGCAGGGTGGTTTGGGTACTTCACAGCCTGGAAGGGGAATGATcggaacaaggggtaatgggttcaaactggaacacaagagaggttccacttaaatttgagaagaaacttcttctcagtgaggatgccagagcctggcccaggctgcccaggggagttgtggagtctccttctctgcagacattcaaacccgcctggacaccttcctgtggaacctcagctgggtgttcctgctccatggggggattgcactggatgagctttccaggtcccttccaatccctaatattctgtgattctgtgaagtgacaggacttcttcctttcttcctgagGCTCTCCCTTACATGCAGTCCATGTGTCAAGGCATTTCCTCTCTGCAGACAGCTGGCAGAGTGCAAAGTTTAGCAGTATTTGCCTGCAGATGAGTCAGCAGAAGAGAAATATCTTGCTCTCGTAAAGTGGACTGATCTTGTAGGCAGAGCAGCACATGACAGTCACATCTGACTGTGCCAACACCTCCCAAGT
It contains:
- the DYNLT2B gene encoding dynein light chain Tctex-type protein 2B isoform X2; translation: MGELGADDGAGNTYSLRPSLQRRFKSSTVKECIHAILKEKLANVQYVPEEMPQLTKSLSEIIKDRLKEEGFDRYKMVVQVVIGEQRGEGVNMAARCFWDADTDSYAHDVFMNDSLFCVVAAFGCFYY
- the DYNLT2B gene encoding dynein light chain Tctex-type protein 2B isoform X1, which produces MGELGADDGAGNTYSLRPSLQRRFKSSTVKECIHAILKEKLANVQYVPEEMPQLTKSLSEIIKDRLKEEGFDRYKMVVQVVIGEQRGEGVNMAARCFWDADTDSYAHDVFMNVGRGSTRDKVLYALLSFCYGV